Proteins from a single region of Leuconostoc gasicomitatum LMG 18811:
- a CDS encoding isoprenyl transferase has protein sequence MALFKTKTNFSTVQAKLKIPDHVAIIMDGNGRWAKQRLMPRIAGHKTAMNTVKKIATAASDLGVKVLTLYAFSTENWSRPKDEVNFLMQLPIDFFNDFVPDLVKNNIRVQIMGDINGLPKGTQIAVKNAINQTAKGTGMILNFALNYGGQVEIVEAAKTLAQQVASGEIVPNDINATLFSRALQTGDLGDLAAPDLMIRTSGELRLSNFMPYQAAYTELYFTDVLWPDYTADNLVEAITSFTSRDRRFGGLNDKYESET, from the coding sequence TTGGCGCTTTTTAAAACGAAAACGAATTTTAGTACTGTACAGGCAAAATTGAAAATACCCGATCATGTTGCTATTATTATGGATGGCAATGGTCGATGGGCGAAACAACGCCTTATGCCAAGAATTGCTGGTCACAAAACAGCTATGAACACAGTCAAAAAAATAGCTACAGCAGCCAGCGATTTAGGCGTTAAAGTATTAACGTTATACGCTTTTTCAACTGAAAATTGGTCGCGCCCGAAGGATGAAGTTAATTTTTTAATGCAATTGCCAATTGACTTTTTTAATGATTTTGTGCCAGATTTAGTTAAAAATAATATTCGAGTTCAAATAATGGGGGATATTAATGGTCTCCCAAAGGGAACACAAATCGCAGTGAAAAATGCCATCAATCAGACTGCTAAAGGAACGGGCATGATTTTGAATTTTGCCTTGAATTATGGGGGGCAAGTAGAGATCGTTGAGGCAGCTAAAACATTAGCCCAGCAGGTTGCTAGTGGTGAGATTGTACCAAATGATATTAATGCTACCCTTTTTTCGAGGGCATTACAGACAGGCGATCTTGGTGATTTGGCTGCACCTGATTTAATGATACGGACTTCGGGAGAACTACGTTTGAGCAATTTTATGCCTTATCAAGCAGCTTATACAGAATTATATTTCACTGATGTCTTATGGCCTGACTATACTGCAGATAATTTAGTTGAAGCTATTACATCATTTACTTCACGTGATCGTCGATTTGGCGGTTTAAACGACAAATACGAAAGCGAGACTTGA